The proteins below are encoded in one region of Micromonospora sp. DSM 45708:
- a CDS encoding phosphotransferase family protein, protein MSASPTRRDLDPEQVGRYLAASLGSAGAVAACGPLAGGGFAAVWWVRLTDGREVVLKVGPPPHVPLLRYERDMIGAEARYLRLVADRAPTVPVPPLLHHGRHPELGDWLLTARLPGRTLWELTRAGADVAPLRAEFGRALAALHAVTGGRYGYDGGRAAAPTWRAAYLAMVDDLLADAADWAVPLPASRIRALVARHADALDAVRRPALLHFDGWAGNVLAVDGPDGTPRLSGLVDGERHLWGDPLLDLVSPLLFRRAEDEPDDPLVRAYRAVAPFPFDAGVRRRLGLYRLHLYLLMTVEMPSRGITAESDPGRVTRLAELLDAELTDLSRPTGTLGAGTPSDRRPAEPVRASRNGGTTGAASPPASP, encoded by the coding sequence ATGAGCGCAAGCCCGACCCGGCGTGACCTCGACCCGGAGCAGGTCGGCCGCTACCTGGCCGCCTCACTCGGGTCGGCCGGCGCGGTCGCGGCCTGTGGTCCGCTGGCCGGCGGCGGGTTCGCCGCGGTCTGGTGGGTACGCCTCACCGACGGGCGGGAGGTGGTGCTCAAGGTCGGCCCACCACCGCACGTGCCGCTGCTGCGCTACGAACGCGACATGATCGGGGCGGAGGCGCGCTACCTGCGGCTGGTGGCCGACCGCGCGCCCACCGTGCCGGTGCCGCCGCTGCTGCACCACGGCCGCCACCCCGAGCTGGGCGACTGGCTGCTCACCGCGCGCCTGCCCGGCCGTACCCTGTGGGAGCTGACCCGGGCCGGCGCGGACGTCGCGCCGCTGCGGGCGGAGTTCGGCCGCGCGTTGGCCGCGCTGCACGCCGTCACCGGCGGGAGGTACGGCTACGACGGCGGGCGTGCCGCCGCCCCCACCTGGCGGGCCGCGTACCTCGCGATGGTGGACGACCTGCTCGCCGACGCGGCCGACTGGGCGGTGCCGCTGCCCGCGTCCCGGATCCGGGCGCTGGTCGCCCGGCACGCGGACGCCCTCGACGCGGTACGCCGCCCGGCGCTGCTGCACTTCGACGGCTGGGCCGGCAACGTGCTGGCGGTGGACGGGCCGGACGGCACGCCCCGGCTCAGCGGCCTGGTCGACGGCGAACGGCACCTGTGGGGCGACCCGCTGCTGGACCTGGTGTCGCCGCTGCTGTTCCGCCGCGCCGAGGACGAGCCGGACGACCCGCTGGTGCGGGCGTACCGGGCGGTGGCGCCGTTCCCGTTCGACGCGGGGGTGCGGCGGCGGCTCGGCCTCTACCGGCTGCACCTCTATCTGTTGATGACCGTGGAGATGCCCAGCCGTGGCATCACCGCGGAGTCGGATCCGGGCCGGGTGACGCGGCTGGCCGAGCTGCTCGACGCCGAGCTGACCGACCTGTCCCGCCCCACCGGCACTCTCGGGGCCGGTACGCCGTCCGACCGACGACCGGCGGAACCGGTCAGAGCCAGCCGGAACGGCGGAACAACCGGTGCAGCGTCACCGCCAGCGTCGCCATGA
- a CDS encoding magnesium and cobalt transport protein CorA → MDRIRWRERLPGVVGRLFGRDRPVTGKRPRRTNPDAVVDCAVYVAGRREPGRPHYADAYARARHGRRAFVWLGLHEPGAAVMAAVGRTFGLDETAVEQALADGHRPTVRRHGDVTLLVLRSAGYVEHTELTATSEVVDTGDVLVFLGDRFALTVRHGATGALAPVREAVQRRPDVLALGPWAVAYAVCARMVELYGEVAEHLEHDLERVEESVFAHEHGADIQPLYQLKREVVEFKRAVLPLGAPLRALRDSPDAGPPPALRPRFAAVADDLARTVERIGAYDELLTSLVQSRLAQLAVEQNDDMRRIASWAAIAASQTAVAGVYGMNFAHMPELHWRYGYGGALLLMATLAVTLHRLFRRSGWL, encoded by the coding sequence GTGGACCGGATCCGGTGGCGGGAACGGCTGCCCGGCGTCGTCGGGCGCCTGTTCGGGCGCGACCGCCCGGTGACCGGGAAACGTCCACGTCGGACCAACCCGGACGCGGTGGTCGACTGCGCGGTCTACGTCGCTGGGCGGCGGGAGCCGGGCCGGCCGCACTACGCCGACGCGTACGCCCGGGCCCGGCACGGCCGCCGCGCGTTCGTCTGGCTCGGCTTACACGAGCCGGGCGCGGCGGTGATGGCCGCCGTCGGCCGGACGTTCGGGCTCGACGAGACAGCCGTGGAACAGGCGCTCGCCGACGGGCACCGGCCCACCGTGCGGCGCCACGGCGACGTCACGCTGCTGGTGCTGCGCAGCGCCGGCTACGTCGAGCACACCGAGCTGACCGCCACCTCCGAGGTGGTCGACACCGGGGACGTGCTGGTGTTCCTCGGCGACCGCTTCGCGCTGACCGTCCGGCACGGTGCCACCGGCGCGCTCGCCCCGGTGCGCGAGGCGGTGCAGCGCCGCCCGGACGTGCTGGCCCTGGGTCCCTGGGCGGTGGCGTACGCGGTCTGCGCGCGGATGGTCGAGCTCTACGGGGAGGTCGCCGAGCACCTGGAACACGACTTGGAACGGGTCGAGGAGAGCGTCTTCGCCCACGAGCACGGCGCCGACATCCAGCCCCTTTACCAGCTCAAACGGGAGGTGGTGGAGTTCAAGCGGGCGGTGCTGCCGCTGGGCGCCCCGCTGCGCGCGTTGCGGGACTCGCCCGACGCCGGGCCTCCGCCCGCGCTGCGTCCCCGGTTCGCCGCCGTGGCGGACGACCTGGCCCGGACGGTCGAGCGGATCGGCGCCTACGACGAACTGCTCACCTCGCTGGTCCAGTCCCGGCTGGCGCAGCTCGCCGTGGAGCAGAACGACGACATGCGCAGGATCGCGTCGTGGGCGGCGATCGCCGCGTCGCAGACGGCGGTGGCCGGCGTGTACGGGATGAACTTCGCGCACATGCCGGAGCTGCACTGGCGGTACGGCTACGGCGGTGCGCTGCTGCTCATGGCGACGCTGGCGGTGACGCTGCACCGGTTGTTCCGCCGTTCCGGCTGGCTCTGA